Proteins encoded together in one Chelonoidis abingdonii isolate Lonesome George chromosome 1, CheloAbing_2.0, whole genome shotgun sequence window:
- the ARHGAP31 gene encoding rho GTPase-activating protein 31 isoform X2: MSSTRNLRRQYLAARRRSNWPVFKMSSRNFHHHITENMPIVKSLTLPSASLPMKLVSLEEAQARSLSASHPARKERRENSLPEIVPVTGSFFHTVVDLPDSKRKLSTKSKKWKSIFNLGRSGSDSKSKLSRNGSVFVRGQKLSEKATIRPAKSMDSLCSLPVEGEDEKGRFKRTVAAGGFFIPVIKTRTGGTSSSGDLSKESEWDREGSPAGAEGGSELSGDKAGPRAPQARPPPEQLKVFRAMEDTESEQTSPKTCRMFYTSETASKSGFPSSLFPLEASPRHQRKVLNISEPFAVSVPLRVSAVISTNSTPCRVPAKDKPGLSSLEESSALGPGSAAPTALEVGGQPRTEQATDREEKQPGAEAAPGSTTEELMAAKKPESSETSKPTTENQELLGSSSSTSGRQAPEQSPGLKQTPASEGPGGLHSAGEIEQGQLATQENPSERGSRQQETPRVKADEASFLRELAEDDAANALMEPLWPEIQQELKIIESEEELSFLPTDVPKTGPHQPASSASPQTDSFCSGSLLAVTLADQETPSGTPQATSQLSLFGASSKESSKEPGSRQGGKPEVVPQRDCSPNIPELDTVLSGTASPKNHLVLDNVSSDLPAPHQDQKLYDEKQLIEGPFKEDVSDTKGLCPDQTKEKGNPGLLHSEKDGIAVDQDGVLTQREKPDREAAGDGLISSKRASGAGAQKPKEGGMANRAQDSFDHEEEDAWTDNVQGFELVEPWEDHQWVTSPLHSPTLRNLQEKAMQDFQSESYGVERGFSARPRFSRSLSLDSKDMVLSVWAIQPPLTSAAEELPHGCTRSGTRDLLETLPTSPLRPNHFERAKTCLSPREDYLEPEGSSDALSSEAEPASGRLLARHEKLHPASLSEPGEKVVDGSKENPQDLTSELPFPHCNTQDGFLQAEKIDEDPSRPQDGAPTGAAVTKGLCSTSESQPSNNKGEDAPRKVRTRPSSLNLDSLLPAPNFFKFESLAVPTSPGNLLCAQKEGKSSDSVLSLPAACPARNKGDPWGSRFDLRELDLDYTAVAHAATGRRNSAPVSVSAVRTSFMIKLCQARAVPVIPPKIQYTQVPQPLQTQNADRDISALLGRKETEAHSASRQTPRAAWGQLEPPKSPRVEKKAKKEKENSDPTQMDSTSSRHGNLNPLPDLSLSSRNSTQEAPMLRRKRTSEGETTGDNPQSSKMERPSGFSKPSYRSRPGRPQSLILFSPPFPIMDHSSSSADSRVLLSPIRSPSQSNSPNPICSDLSGNLQTTPEGVTLRNKMTIPKNGQRLETSTSCFYQPQRRSVILDGRSGRQIE; the protein is encoded by the exons GAGAAAATTGTCCACCAAATCCAAGAAATGGAAGTCAATATTTAACCTGGGCCGGTCTGGATCAGATTCAAAATCAAAATTGAGTCGAAATGGGAGTGTGTTTGTGAGAGGACAGAAACTCTCTG aaaaagcaACTATTCGACCAGCTAAAAGCATGGACTCTCTGTGCTCCCTGCCTGTAGAAG GGGAGGATGAGAAAGGCCGGTTCAAACGCACAGTCGCTGCTGGAGGGTTTTTCATCCCAGTAATCAAAACGCGGACAGGAGGCACAAGCAGCTCGGGTGACCTCAGCAAGGAGAGTGAGTGGGACCGTGAGGGGTCCCCAGCGGGGGCCGAGGGAGGCTCAGAGCTCAGCGGGGATAAAGCTGGCCCCAGGGCCCCCCAGGCGAGGCCACCCCCTGAGCAGTTGAAGGTGTTCCGGGCCATGGAGGACACTGAAAGTGAGCAGACCTCCCCAAAGACATGTCGCATGTTCTACACCTCCGAGACAGCCTCCAAATCAGGCTTCCCCAGCAGCCTCTTCCCTCTGGAAGCTTCTCCCCGGCACCAGCGGAAAGTCCTGAATATCTCGGAGCCCTTCGCCGTTTCCGTGCCCCTTCGGGTGTCCGCAGTCATCAGCACTAACAGCACTCCATGCCGTGTGCCTGCCAAGGACAAGCCTGGCCTCTCCAGCCTGGAGGAATCGTCCGCTCTGGGGCCGGGCAGTGCTGCTCCCACAGCGCTGGAAGTGGGTGGCCAGCCCAGGACTGAGCAGGCCACAGACAGGGAGGAGAAGCAGCCCGGGGCTGAGGCTGCACCAG GTTCTACCACCGAGGAACTGATGGCAGCCAAGAAGCCTGAGTCCTCAGAAACCTCAAAGCCAACAACAGAAAACCAGGAGCTGTTaggcagtagcagcagcaccAGTGGCAGGCAagccccagagcagagccctggctTGAAACAGACACCAGCATCAGAGGGCCCAGGAGGCCTGCACTCGGCAGGTGAGATCGAACAAGGCCAGCTTGCGACACAGGAAAACCCCTCTGAGAGAGGCAGCCGGCAGCAGGAGACACCAAGGGTTAAAGCAGATGAGGCCTCGTTCCTGAGAGAGCTG GCTGAAGATGATGCTGCCAATGCCCTGATGGAACCACTGTGGCCAGAGATTCAACAGGAACTCAAAATTATTGAATCTGAAGAGGAGCTCTCATTCTTGCCTACAGATGTCCCCAAGACAGGCCCACACCAGCCTGCGTCCTCTGCTTCACCACAAACAGACAGCTTCTGTTCTGGTTCTTTGCTTGCTGTGACACTGGCTGACCAGGAAACTCCATCCGGAACCCCACAGGCCACATCTCAGTTGTCTTTATTTGGTGCCTCCTCCAAAGAAAGTTCAAAGGAGCCTGGCAGCCGCCAGGGTGGTAAACCTGAAGTGGTACCACAGCGTGACTGCTCTCCTAACATACCCGAACTGGATACTGTCCTGTCTGGGACAGCTTCTCCAAAGAACCATTTAGTGCTGGACAATGTCAGCAGTGATCTTCCAGCTCCCCACCAAGACCAGAAGCTTTATGATGAGAAGCAGCTCATTGAGGGTCCTTTTAAAGAAGATGTCTCAGATACCAAAGGGTTGTGTCCAGACCAAACCAAGGAGAAAGGCAACCCTGGCCTGCTGCATAGCGAAAAGGATGGCATTGCTGTAGACCAAGATGGAGTCCTAACCCAGAGGGAGAAACCTGATAGAGAGGCTGCAGGAGATGGCCTGATCTCATCAAAGAGGGCAAGTGGAGCTGGAGCCCAGAAACCCAAAGAGGGCGGGATGGCTAACAGAGCCCAGGACTCTTTCGACCATGAAGAGGAGGATGCATGGACAGACAATGTCCAGGGCTTTGAGCTGGTAGAGCCATGGGAGGATCACCAGTGGGTCACCAGCCCGCTCCATTCCCCCACCCTCAGGAACCTCCAGGAAAAGGCAATGCAGGATTTCCAGTCAGAAAGCTATGGAGTGGAGAGGGGCTTTTCTGCTCGGCCACGGTTCAGTCGCAGTCTTTCTCTGGATAGCAAAGACATGGTGCTGAGTGTGTGGGCTATTCAGCCACCTCTCACAAGTGCGGCTGAAGAGCTCCCACATGGCTGCACTAGATCAGGGACCAGGGACCTGTTAGAAACACTGCCAACCTCACCACTCAGGCCAAACCATTTTGAGCGAGCCAAGACCTGTCTGAGTCCTCGAGAGGACTATTTAGAGCCTGAGGGATCAAGTGATGCCCTGAGCAGCGAGGCAGAGCCTGCATCAGGGAGGCTGCTAGCCAGGCATGAGAAACTGCACCCTGCTTCTCTTTCAGAGCCAGGGGAGAAGGTAGTGGATGGCAGCAAAGAAAATCCTCAAGACTTAACATCTGAGTTGCCTTTTCCACACTGTAATACCCAAGATGGTTTCTTGCAGGCAGAGAAAATAGATGAAGATCCATCCAGGCCTCAGGATGGTGCCCCCACTGGAGCGGCTGTCACCAAAGGGCTGTGTTCCACCAGCGAGTCACAGCCAAGTAACAACAAAGGTGAGGACGCACCCCGTAAAGTGAGAACCAGGCCATCATCTCTCAACTTGGAttcactcctccctgcccccaatttCTTCAAGTTTGAGAGCCTGGCGGTGCCCACTTCACCTGGAAACCTCTTATGTGCTCAGAAGGAAGGGAAGAGCAGCGATTCTGTCCTGTCATtgcctgctgcctgccctgccagGAACAAAGGCGACCCCTGGGGATCTCGCTTCGATCTCCGAGAACTAGACCTGGATTACACGGCAGTGGCCCACGCTGCCACCGGGCGTCGTAACTCTGCCCCTGTGAGTGTGTCGGCGGTGAGGACCTCCTTCATGATTAAGTTGTGTCAGGCCAGAGCTGTGCCAGTGATACCGCCCAAGATCCAGTATACACAGGTCCCACAGCCACTACAGACTCAGAACGCCGACCGTGACATCTCTGCAttgctgggaaggaaggaaacagaaGCCCACTCAGCCAGCAGGCAGACCCCCCGAGCAGCTtggggacagctggagcccccaAAGAGCCCTCGGGTAGAGAAGAAAgccaaaaaggagaaagaaaacagtGACCCAACTCAAATGGATTCAACTTCTTCTAGGCATGGCAACCTCAACCCTCTGCCAGATCTCTCCCTCTCCAGTCGTAATTCCACCCAGGAGGCGCCCATGCTGCGCCGAAAGCGCACTTCAGAGGGGGAGACCACAGGAGACAACCCACAATCCTCAAAAATGGAGAGGCCATCGGGGTTTTCCAAGCCTTCCTACAGATCCAGACCAGGAAGGCCCCAGAGCCTTATCCTCTTCAGCCCGCCCTTCCCCATCATGGACCATTCATCTTCCTCAGCAGATTCCAGGGTGTTGTTATCACCCATAAGAAGCCCCTCTCAGAGCAACTCTCCAAACCCTATTTGTAGCGATCTGTCTGGGAACCTGCAAACAACGCCTGAGGGGGTCACTCTGCGGAACAAAATGACCATCCCCAAAAATGGGCAGAGACTGGAGACCTCCACCAGCTGCTTTTACCAGCCCCAGAGGAGGTCAGTGATTCTCGATGGGAGAAGCGGGAGGCAGATAGAATAA
- the UPK1B gene encoding uroplakin-1b yields the protein MAKGDNGVRFFQALLILGNVIIGMCGIALTAECIFFVSDQQTLYPLLEATNNDDIYGAAWIGIFVGFALFNLSVLGIVGVIKSNRTMLLAYIILMLVTYGFEVASCITAATHRDFFTPNLFLKQMLEKYQNPEPANNDDKWMSEGVTRTWDRLMLQNQCCGVNGPSDWQNYMSVFRSRNSDSEFPWPRQCCVMDVQGIPINLDGCKLGVSGYYNNKGCYDIISGPMNRHAWGVAWFGFAILCWTFWVLICTMFYWSRIEY from the exons ATGGCGAAAGGTGATAACGGAGTGCGCTTTTTCCAAGCCCTACTAATTCTTGGCAATGTGATTATTGGG ATGTGCGGCATTGCGCTGACAGCAGAGTGCATCTTCTTCGTGTCGGATCAGCAGACTCTGTACCCTCTGCTGGAAGCCACTAATAATGATGACATCTATGGTGCGGCCTGGATTGGCATCTTTGTTGGCTTTGCTCTCTTTAATCTATCTGTCCTGGGCATCGTTGGAGTCATTAAGTCAAACCGGACGATGCTGCTGGCG TATATCATTCTGATGTTGGTCACATATGGATTTGAAGTGGCttcttgcatcacagcagcaaCTCATCGTGATTTT TTCACACCCAATCTCTTCCTGAAGCAAATGTTGGAAAAGTATCAGAACCCAGAGCCAGCCAACAATGATGATAAGTGGATGAGTGAAGGTGTCACCAGGACATGGGACCGCCTCATGCTACAG AATCAGTGCTGTGGGGTGAATGGCCCCTCTGACTGGCAGAACTACATGTCTGTGTTCAGAAGCAGGAACAGTGACTCAGAGTTCCCCTGGCCACGCCAGTGCTGTGTCATGGATGTCCAAGGAATTCCAATCAACTTGGATGGCTGCAAACTGGGCGTCTCCGGCTACTATAATAATAAG GGTTGCTATGACATTATCTCTGGTCCAATGAACAGACATGCTTGGGGTGTTGCCTGGTTTGGCTTTGCCATTCTCTGCTGGACT ttcTGGGTTCTTATCTGCACTATGTTCTATTGGAGCAGAATTGAATACTGA